The following proteins come from a genomic window of Streptomyces sp. Sge12:
- a CDS encoding putative leader peptide, which translates to MNGAGIALVSRRHVDLGRMSSAICLAR; encoded by the coding sequence ATGAATGGAGCTGGAATTGCCTTGGTGAGTCGGCGGCACGTCGACCTCGGCCGCATGTCCAGCGCCATCTGTCTGGCGCGCTGA